A single genomic interval of Paracoccus liaowanqingii harbors:
- a CDS encoding sulfotransferase family 2 domain-containing protein, giving the protein MAIIVDKIRLAYFPSPKVACTSVKYMFYKLENGRDFVDGIRNSTMFHIHSYYGSSPFSAAPLDRLAAHERICIVRDPIKRFLSCYSNRVLFHRELSEHHLSPEAIAAGAVPDPSLKIFTERLNIYRKHSSSIRHHTDPQTHFIGPDPKFYSKIYQMGNLDELASDLSLKSGIELDLPHAQNGGEKINPRELSADLLDRIREFYRKDYEAYNFV; this is encoded by the coding sequence GTGGCTATCATTGTCGACAAGATCAGACTGGCATATTTTCCTTCTCCGAAAGTCGCCTGCACTTCCGTGAAATACATGTTCTACAAGCTGGAGAACGGGCGGGATTTCGTGGATGGCATCCGAAACAGCACCATGTTTCACATCCACAGCTACTACGGATCGTCACCGTTCTCCGCAGCACCCTTGGACAGACTGGCAGCGCATGAAAGGATCTGCATCGTCCGCGATCCGATCAAGAGATTTTTGTCCTGCTATTCGAACCGGGTTCTGTTCCACAGGGAATTGTCGGAACACCATTTGTCCCCCGAGGCCATTGCCGCGGGCGCGGTGCCCGATCCCTCTCTAAAGATCTTCACCGAGCGCCTAAATATCTACCGGAAGCATTCCTCCTCCATTCGTCATCACACCGATCCTCAGACCCATTTCATCGGCCCTGATCCAAAGTTCTATTCAAAGATCTACCAGATGGGCAATCTGGACGAGCTGGCCTCAGATCTGTCCCTGAAATCCGGCATAGAATTGGATCTGCCCCATGCTCAGAATGGCGGCGAGAAGATCAATCCTCGCGAGCTGTCCGCAGATTTGCTCGACAGGATCCGCGAGTTCTACCGCAAGGATTACGAGGCCTACAACTTCGTCTGA